From the genome of Nitratidesulfovibrio sp.:
GACCCCGAGCAGCAGCTCGAGGTGAAGGGCCGCGACCTCGTCACCGGCATTCCGCAGAATATCATCATCACCTCCGAAGAGGTGCGCAAGGCCATTTCCGAGCAGGTCGAAAGCATCGTCCAGGCGGTGCGCATCGCGCTGGAGCAGACCCCGCCGGAACTGGCGGCCGACATCGTGGACCGGGGCATCGTGCTCACGGGCGGCGGCGGCCTTCTGAAGGGGCTCGACCAGCTGCTGCGCGAAGAAACCTCGCTGCCCATCACCGTGGTGGACGATCCGCTCTCCACCGTGGTCATCGGCACCGGCAAGGCGCTGGACAATCTGCACATCCTGAAGGAGGTGTGCATAGATTAACGCCTCGCTCAAGCGCATCATCCTGCTTCTGGTACTGGCGCTGTTCCTGTACCTTGGCCTGTATACCTGGAACCAGAGAACCGGCGTGCTCGACAGGCTGGCGGAACACGCCGGTCTGGAATTCGTGGGCGCCATCCTGAAACCGGGGGTGTGGGCGAGGGACCAGGTCGTTTCGTCGTGGAACAATTACCTCGACCTGGTCGGGGTGCGCGAAGAAAACGAAGCGCTGCACGAACAGGTGCGCACTCTTTCGCAACAGGTGCAGGTTGCCTCCGAAGAGCGGGCCGAGCTGGCCCGTCTGCGCGCGTTGCTGGAACTGGAACCCCCCGAAGGGTGGCGGCCCTTGGGCGCGCGCGTGGTTGCCAACAGGCTTGGCCCGCAGGCGGCGCTGGAATCGGCCATCATCAGTCGGGGGTACTATTCCGGCGCGGGGCCGGGCACGCCCGTGGTCACCCACGAAGGCGTGGTGGGCCGCGTGTACCGTGCGGGGCCATACACCTCCACCGTGCTGCTGCTGACCGATCCGGGCAGCCGCATGGCCGTGCTCAGTGCGGTCAACCGTACGGCGGGCATTCTGGTAGGCACCGGGCCGCGCGGCCTGCTGGAGATGAAGTACGTGCCCCAGAACGCCCGCGTGGAAGTGGGTGAACTGGTGCTGACGTCCGGCCTTGAGGGCGCCTTTCCCAAGGGGGTGCCGGTGGCCCGTGTGGAAAGCGTGTCCCAGTCGGACCTTTCGCTGTTC
Proteins encoded in this window:
- the mreC gene encoding rod shape-determining protein MreC; the protein is MLDRLAEHAGLEFVGAILKPGVWARDQVVSSWNNYLDLVGVREENEALHEQVRTLSQQVQVASEERAELARLRALLELEPPEGWRPLGARVVANRLGPQAALESAIISRGYYSGAGPGTPVVTHEGVVGRVYRAGPYTSTVLLLTDPGSRMAVLSAVNRTAGILVGTGPRGLLEMKYVPQNARVEVGELVLTSGLEGAFPKGVPVARVESVSQSDLSLFQTVYASPLVDLEALEEVLLLERPPVQPGAHTPPLPTVNATQGVGPGTGHGQGNATSGHGGQRVQPVQPVQPVQSGQQGTRAPRPQPSVQPSTQQSGQAGQSGQSGQSGQSGQAAQAPPAQPPVQAPRQ